In the genome of bacterium, one region contains:
- a CDS encoding glycosyltransferase family 2 protein: MSAPVFRKRTRVDRLWEIIPGLSFWTVFFGAILLSFYRPVWAAIFIVCFDLYWVLKACNVAVHLIASYRRFRVYVTLNWMEFVELLPEKEKLITLYKERLPKTTRSLERKFYRKQIKYLSNMKPNGVINRPYRDFYHVIVVPFVDEGIMVLRSTFEALAEVEYPKDRMMIVLASEERAGDAAQQTAKAVEKEFGSLFAKMFITVHPDGLPGEIKGKSANASYAVSSLLPEFEKMGIKQDEILVSNFDSDTIVHPQYFTRVMYEFLTNEKPYRRSYQPISVYNNNIWDSPAFIRVVSVSNSFWQFTESSRPDRLRTFSSHSMTLQTLIDVGFWKKDIINEDGYIFWQCYMHYKGDYEVVPLFIPISLDTCLADTFWQTLKNQYKQKKRWAYNVEYYPHLIPAMLKLKAPLWDKTKKLFQYVEGNFNWATASLLITTLGWLPLIIGGPEFKQTVIAYNLPTATRTLMTIATGFLIFSVYINLILLPPRPKKYGWTKSVMMYLQWFLVPITSVVFGSLPAIEAQTRLMLGRYLEFWVTPKARKGEVTGRDMQEMKGAK, translated from the coding sequence ATGAGTGCACCTGTTTTTAGAAAGCGTACGCGAGTAGACCGATTGTGGGAAATTATCCCGGGACTGTCTTTTTGGACTGTCTTTTTTGGCGCAATCCTCCTTTCTTTTTACCGACCAGTCTGGGCAGCGATTTTTATTGTGTGCTTTGACTTATACTGGGTCCTCAAGGCCTGTAATGTTGCTGTTCACCTCATTGCCAGCTACCGTCGGTTTAGAGTTTACGTAACCTTGAATTGGATGGAGTTTGTGGAACTGTTACCCGAAAAGGAAAAGTTAATCACTCTATATAAAGAGCGCCTGCCTAAGACTACTCGCTCACTGGAGCGCAAATTTTACCGCAAACAGATCAAATATTTGAGCAATATGAAGCCCAACGGTGTTATTAACCGTCCGTATAGGGATTTTTACCATGTAATTGTGGTGCCTTTTGTAGACGAAGGGATTATGGTTCTTCGTTCCACTTTTGAAGCTTTGGCAGAAGTTGAATATCCTAAAGATAGAATGATGATTGTTCTTGCTTCCGAAGAGCGCGCCGGCGATGCGGCCCAGCAGACAGCAAAGGCAGTGGAAAAAGAGTTTGGTTCCTTATTTGCCAAAATGTTTATTACTGTTCACCCCGACGGTCTACCAGGGGAGATCAAGGGTAAGAGCGCTAATGCCAGCTATGCAGTTTCTTCGTTGCTGCCCGAGTTCGAAAAAATGGGCATCAAGCAGGATGAAATTTTAGTTTCCAACTTCGACAGCGACACTATCGTGCATCCGCAATATTTTACCCGCGTGATGTATGAATTTTTAACCAACGAAAAACCATATCGACGCAGCTATCAGCCGATTTCGGTATACAATAATAACATTTGGGATAGCCCGGCATTTATTCGCGTAGTGTCGGTGTCTAATTCGTTTTGGCAATTTACAGAAAGCTCTCGTCCGGATCGTCTCCGCACTTTTTCTTCCCATTCCATGACGCTGCAAACTTTAATCGATGTCGGTTTCTGGAAGAAAGACATTATCAATGAAGACGGCTATATCTTTTGGCAATGCTACATGCATTACAAAGGCGATTACGAAGTGGTGCCGTTGTTTATTCCGATTTCGTTAGATACGTGTTTGGCGGATACTTTTTGGCAGACCTTAAAGAACCAGTATAAGCAGAAGAAACGCTGGGCTTATAACGTGGAATATTACCCGCATCTCATTCCGGCCATGCTAAAGCTTAAGGCTCCACTATGGGATAAGACAAAGAAATTGTTCCAGTATGTGGAGGGGAACTTTAACTGGGCGACAGCGAGCCTGCTTATTACTACTTTAGGCTGGCTTCCACTAATCATCGGCGGTCCGGAGTTTAAGCAGACGGTTATTGCTTATAACCTGCCTACGGCTACCCGCACTTTAATGACGATTGCTACAGGGTTTTTGATTTTTAGCGTGTATATTAATTTAATCTTATTGCCGCCACGCCCTAAGAAGTACGGCTGGACCAAGAGCGTAATGATGTATTTGCAGTGGTTTCTAGTGCCGATTACGTCGGTGGTATTTGGCAGTTTGCCGGCAATTGAGGCGCAAACTCGCCTGATGCTAGGCAGGTATTTGGAATTTTGGGTTACGCCTAAGGCCCGCAAAGGCGAAGTGACAGGAAGAGATATGCAAGAAATGAAAGGCGCAAAGTAA